Genomic segment of Planctomycetota bacterium:
CCCCCCCCCCGCGATGTGTCAAGGGGAAACTGTGGGTGGGCAAATGAAAAACCCGTGTCCAAGGGGACACGGGGGTGCAGCTGTGAGCATGGCGGCCCGCGGATTTGTCCAGCGAATCGCAGCGGGGAAGTCCATAGCCCGCTGCGGCAAAGGTCGAACTCAGGCCTTGGCCGGGGCCTCGGGCGCCTTCTTGGTCTTGGCCTCTTCCTGCAGCACGGCCTTGCGCGAGAGCTTGATGCGACCCTGCTCGTCGACGTTGATGACCTTCACCTTCACCACGTCGCCGAGCTTCACGACGTCTGACACGCTCTTGACGTAGCCGTCGGCGAGTTCGGAGATGTGGCACATGCCGTCGGTGCCGGGGGCGAGCTCGATGAAGGCGCCGAAGTCCTTCATGGAGACGACCTTGCCGGTGTAGACGGTGCCGACCTTGATCTCCTCGCAGAGGGCCTCGATCTCGGCGCGGGCGCCCTCGATGGTCTCGGCGTTGAAGCCGGCGAGCTGCACGGTCCCGTCGTCGTCGACGTCGATGGTGACGTTCCAGCGCTCCTGGATGGAGCGGATGGTCTTGCCGCCGGGCCCGATGAGCTTGCCGATCTTCTCGGGGTCGATGTGCAGGGTGATGAGGCGCGGGGCGAGGGGCGAGATGTTCTCGCGCGGGGCCGCGATGATCTGCTCCATGGTCTCGATGATGTCGAGGCGGCCGAGGCGCGCCTGGTCGAGAATGGTGCGGATCTGGTTGATCGTGAGCCCGCGCGTCTTGAGGTCGAGCTGGATGCCGGTGATGCCGGCGCGCGTTCCGGCGACCTTGAAGTCCATGTCGCCGAAGAAATCTTCCTCGCCGATGATGTCGGTGACGAAGATCTCGTTCTGGTCGTTGTCGTCGGCGAAGCGCCCGACGGAGATGCCCGCGCAGGTGGCGCCGATGGGGACGCCCGCGTCCATGAGGGCGAGGCACCCGCCGCAGACCGAGGCCATGGACGACGACCCGTTGGACTCGGTGATGTCGCTGACGACGCGGATGGTGTAGGGGAACTTGTCGGCCGGGGGCATGATGGCCAGGAGCGAGCGCTCGGCGAGGGCGCCGTGCCCGATCTCGCGCCGCCCGGGGGCGGCGATGCGCTTGACCTCGCCGGTCGAGAAGGGCGGGAAGTTGTAGTGGAGGGTGAACTTCTTGCTGTACTCGGGGATGAGCCCGTCGATGATCTGCTCGTCCTTGCCGGTGCCGAGGGTGACGGTGCAGATGGACTGGGTCTCGCCGCGCTGGAAGAGGGCCGAGCCGTGCGTGCGCTGGAGGATGCCGACCTTCCCGCCGATGGGGCGGATCTCGGTGGGAGCGCGCCCGTCCGCGCGCACGCGCTGCTGCACGATGAGGCGCCGGGTGACCTTCTCCTCGAGGCGCTTGAACGCCTCCTTGGCCATGACGCGCGCCTTCTTGCTGGCCTCGTGCTGCGCGACGGTGCCGTCGCCGACGATCTTGAAGTGCTCGTCGAGCACGGCGGAGCGGAGCTTGTCGACCGCCTCGGACCGCTCCTTCTTGCCCTTGATCTGGCGGGCCTTGGTGAGCTCGGCCTCGGCGACCTGCGTGACCTTGGCCATGATCTCGGGGCTGGGCAGGTAGCTGGCGCCGTCCTTCTTGGGCTTGGCGCACTTCGACGCGAGGTCGTTGATGAGGCCCAGGATGTCCTTGATGTGGGCCTCGCCGAACTGCAGGGCCTCGAGCACGCCGGCCTCGTCGACCTCGGCCGCCCCGACCTCGATCATGTTCAGCCCGTCCTTGTGCCCGGCGAGCACGACGTCCATGTCGCTGTACTCGAGCTGGGACACCGTCGGGTTCACGACCAGGCGCGGGCCGTCGTCGGTGTGCAGGCGTCCGACGCGGACCGTGGCGAGGGGCCCTTCGAATGGGATGTCGGAGATGGCGAGCGCCGCGGACGCCGCTGTGCCGGCGAGCACGTCGGTGTCGTTCTCCTGGTCGTGGCTCAGCACGAAGACCTGGATCTGGACCTCGTCGATGAACCCGTCGGGGAAGAGCGGCCTGATCGGGCGGTCGATCATCCGCATCGTGAGAACTTCCTTCTCGCTGGGCGGGCCCTCACGCTTCTTGAAGCCCCCGGGGAACTTGCCCGCCGCGGGGGTCTTCTCGCGATAGTCGACCGTGAGGGGGAAGAAGTCGATGCCCTCGCGCGGGCCGGCGCGGACGACCGTCGCGAGGACCGTGCTCCCGCCGTAGTTGGCGAGCACGGCGGCGCCGGCCTGCTTGGCGATGACGCCGGTCTCGAGCGAGAGGATCCGCCCGCCGATGTCGCGTTCGACCCGGATCAGGCCCTGGTCGGGATTCTGCGCTACTGCCATGTGTACGATTCCTTAGACGTGGCCCTCTGAACGAGAACCCGGCGCGGGCGCGACCGGAGTTCGGTCCGCACCCACGCCCTTGGCCGAGTGTGATCCCCGGCGTCCCACAAGGAATCTGCGAGAGGCAGAAGGCATGATGCAGGCAGGCCGTCCTGACTGCACCGTGCCCACTGCCGCTCCGCTCGATGTGGGGGCGCCGGGGTGCCCCAAAAACCAAGCCGCCCCGGGGCGGTGTGCCGCGCCGGGGCGGGAACGATTACTTGCGAAGCCCGAGTCGGGCGATGAGCGCCTGGTATGCGTTCGGATCTGTCTTCGCGAGGTACTTCAGCAGGCGGTTGCGCCGCCCGACCATCATCAGGAGCCCGCGCCGGGAGTGATTATCCTTGGCGTGCGAGCGCAGGTGCTCGGCGATCTCGTTGATGCGCGCGGTCAGCATCGAGATCTGCACTTCGGGTGAGCCCGTGTCCGTCGGATGACGGGCGGCGGACTTGACGATCTGGGCGCGGTCTTCGGCGATCAATGCCATGGTTGGTTCCGTCTCGACAGTGTTTCGTTAAACATCCATGATAGGCCCGGGGCGCGGCACGTTCCACCACCAAGGACCCGCCGCTACAGTCTCGTCGTCGTGAGGCCCCCTCGACCAACGCTGGGCCCCCTCGGGGGAGCCGGATCGCAGCAACCGACAAGTTCTCCACGAGAACGCGCCGACGTGGTTCTCCGGGCCTGCGCCGACGAGGGATTCTCCCTGGCCGGCGTCGCCCCGGTGCAGCCCAGCCGGTGGGCCGCCCATGTTCGCGAGTGGCTCGCGTCCGGCAAGCACGGGAGCATGTCCTACCTGGCCGAGGAGTTGCAGGTGCGCTTGGATCCCGGGCGGGTGATGGAGGGCACCCGGGCGTTCGTGGTGGTGGGGGATCGTTACGCCGCCCGAGGCGGCGCCGACGCGCCCCAGCGGGGCCAGGGTCGAATCGCCCGGTACGCGCGGGGGAAGAACTACCACGAGGTCATGAAGCAGCGCCTGCACCGCGTGGCCGACCGGATGCGGGTCCGCTTCCCGGGGTCAGACTTCCGCACGTGCGTCGATACGGCGCCGCTGCCGGAGCGTGAACTGGCGTTCCTGGCGGGGCTCGGTTGGATCGGGCGCAACACCATGGTGATCCATCCGCAGGGGGGGAGCTACCTGCTGCTGGGCGTGATGGCGACGAACCTGGAGCTCGAGCCCGCGTCCCGCCCCATGGACGATCACTGCGGGACGTGCACGCGCTGCATCGAGGCGTGCCCGACGGGGGCGATCACGGCGTACAGCGTCGACGCGTCGCGGTGCATCTCGTACCTGACGATCGAGCGGCGCGGGCTCGTGCCGCCGGACTTGCACGCCGGGATCGGCGACTGGATCTTCGGGTGCGACGTGTGCCAGGAGGTGTGCCCGCACAACTCGGCGCGGGCCGGGCAGGGCGACGACGCCGTGCACAGCGCGTACCGCTCGGACCGGCGCGGGCTTGATCTGCTGGCGGTGCTGGGGTGGGACGAGTCGGCGCGGCGCGAGGCGTTCCGGTCATCGGCGATGAAGCGCGCGTCGCTGGCGATCATGAAGCGCAACGCGCTGATCGCGGCGGGGAACGTGGTGGCGCGTGGGCCCGAGGACGATCTCTCGCGGGCGCTGCGCGAGCGCATCGCGGCGATCGCGGCGGGCACGGGCGAGGAAGAGATGGTCACGCAGACCGCGCGGGCCGTGCTCGATCGGCTTGCGGGCTCTCCGCCCGGCGGATGAACGCCTTGGCGAGCAGCACCACCCCGAGGCCCACGAGCAGGTAGGGCGTCTCGCGTTCGACGAACCCCATCCAGAAGAGGGGCGACGCGATCGCGATCGCGCCCGCGAACACCAGCCACGTGCGTTTGTCGGGGGCGGGACGCATCACGCCCCCGCCCACCACGGCGAGCAGCACGTACGCCGGCGCGACGAGCGAGTAGAAGCCCATGAACACCCGGTAGACGAGCTCGAAGAGCGAGAGTTTCGAGTACGTCCAGCCCGCCGGGACAAGGAAGCCCGCCAGGGCGAGCACGACGGCCAGCGCGACCGCGCCCCACGCGATCGCGGCGCCGGCCGGTGGCGGGCCGGCGGCGGCGCTGCGCAGGTGCAGCACCGCGGTGAACGCGAGCTGGGCCCCGATGTGGGCGCCCACCAGCGCCGGCAGGCCGCGCTCGGGGTGCACGGGATCGGCGCCGAGCAGCGCGGGCGTGTACGCCCACGTCAGCGCGAGCATGCACGGGAACAGCAGCAGGAACCCGTACAGAAACGCCTGCGTGCCGGCGCGACCCGGCAGTGACTGGCGCGCGGCGTGGAACGTGAGATCCAGGTACGGGGACAGCGCGAACCCGAACAGGCTGATCGGCGCCAGCACGAGCAGGTCGAGCACGCCCTCGGTCGGCGCCGGGAGCGGCGCGGGCGGCCTCGCGGGGGCGGGGGCGTTGAGCCACGACAGCACCAGCACCAGCGACACGCTCCAGAGAATCGCCGACGCCGCGCGGCGCAGGCTCGGCTTCCCGCCGACGGCCAGAAGCCCGGCGACGACCCCGAGGCCGACCCCGCCCGCGAGGTAGAGGCGATCGACCGATGCCCAGCGCAGGAGCGAGACGAAGAACCACACCTGGAAGATGAGCGTGACGAGCGAGAAGACGCGGGCGGCGAGCGCGTGGCGCGAGAGCAGGCGTTCGCTGGAGCCGCGCCGCCAGAGCATCACGCCCATCGCCG
This window contains:
- the pnp gene encoding polyribonucleotide nucleotidyltransferase; protein product: MAVAQNPDQGLIRVERDIGGRILSLETGVIAKQAGAAVLANYGGSTVLATVVRAGPREGIDFFPLTVDYREKTPAAGKFPGGFKKREGPPSEKEVLTMRMIDRPIRPLFPDGFIDEVQIQVFVLSHDQENDTDVLAGTAASAALAISDIPFEGPLATVRVGRLHTDDGPRLVVNPTVSQLEYSDMDVVLAGHKDGLNMIEVGAAEVDEAGVLEALQFGEAHIKDILGLINDLASKCAKPKKDGASYLPSPEIMAKVTQVAEAELTKARQIKGKKERSEAVDKLRSAVLDEHFKIVGDGTVAQHEASKKARVMAKEAFKRLEEKVTRRLIVQQRVRADGRAPTEIRPIGGKVGILQRTHGSALFQRGETQSICTVTLGTGKDEQIIDGLIPEYSKKFTLHYNFPPFSTGEVKRIAAPGRREIGHGALAERSLLAIMPPADKFPYTIRVVSDITESNGSSSMASVCGGCLALMDAGVPIGATCAGISVGRFADDNDQNEIFVTDIIGEEDFFGDMDFKVAGTRAGITGIQLDLKTRGLTINQIRTILDQARLGRLDIIETMEQIIAAPRENISPLAPRLITLHIDPEKIGKLIGPGGKTIRSIQERWNVTIDVDDDGTVQLAGFNAETIEGARAEIEALCEEIKVGTVYTGKVVSMKDFGAFIELAPGTDGMCHISELADGYVKSVSDVVKLGDVVKVKVINVDEQGRIKLSRKAVLQEEAKTKKAPEAPAKA
- the rpsO gene encoding 30S ribosomal protein S15; the encoded protein is MALIAEDRAQIVKSAARHPTDTGSPEVQISMLTARINEIAEHLRSHAKDNHSRRGLLMMVGRRNRLLKYLAKTDPNAYQALIARLGLRK
- the queG gene encoding tRNA epoxyqueuosine(34) reductase QueG, with amino-acid sequence MVLRACADEGFSLAGVAPVQPSRWAAHVREWLASGKHGSMSYLAEELQVRLDPGRVMEGTRAFVVVGDRYAARGGADAPQRGQGRIARYARGKNYHEVMKQRLHRVADRMRVRFPGSDFRTCVDTAPLPERELAFLAGLGWIGRNTMVIHPQGGSYLLLGVMATNLELEPASRPMDDHCGTCTRCIEACPTGAITAYSVDASRCISYLTIERRGLVPPDLHAGIGDWIFGCDVCQEVCPHNSARAGQGDDAVHSAYRSDRRGLDLLAVLGWDESARREAFRSSAMKRASLAIMKRNALIAAGNVVARGPEDDLSRALRERIAAIAAGTGEEEMVTQTARAVLDRLAGSPPGG